One window of the Eucalyptus grandis isolate ANBG69807.140 chromosome 6, ASM1654582v1, whole genome shotgun sequence genome contains the following:
- the LOC104450275 gene encoding V-type proton ATPase subunit e1, protein MGFVVTSLVFTVIGILASLCTRVFCNRGPSTNLLLVTLVITATVCCWMMWAIVYLAQMKPLIVPILSEGE, encoded by the exons ATGGGGTTCGTCGTCACGAGCCTAGTTTTTACGGTGATTGGGATTCTCGCATCGCTCTGTACCAGAGTTTTCTGCAACAGGGGGCCATCCACGAATTT GTTGCTCGTGACATTGGTTATTACGGCTACAGTCTGCTGTTGGATGAT GTGGGCAATTGTATATCTTGCACAGATGAAACCTCTTATTGTCCCAATTCTGAGTGAGGGGGAATGA
- the LOC104450277 gene encoding long-chain-alcohol O-fatty-acyltransferase has product MNEAAEEELKNFVQVWIAALAALTYSYFASSAVPRGAPRLLSLLPAVVLLSLLPLRLSSFHLGGPTAFFLVWLANSKLLLLSFHLGPLADAPNLLHFLSLASLPVKVKPPREDERVSRESSRSALASVRLAIKVLVLVSVLHAYEYRPRLHEYAILALYCVHMYLELELVLAICAVPASAALGLDLERQFDEPYLATSLQDFWGRRWNLMVSSILRSTVYDPVRRRLAPLVGARRASLPATVAAFAVSGAMHEAIYYYLTRARPTGEVTWFFVLHGICVAAEVAAKRWAGGRWRMHRAASGVLTLAFLAATGVRWFFPQLTRNGVDEKVIGECYAIFDFAKDKLTRVVFHMKSVSG; this is encoded by the coding sequence ATGAACGAAGCAGCAGAAGAAGAGCTCAAGAACTTCGTCCAGGTATGGAtcgccgccctcgccgcccTCACCTACTCCTACTTCGCCTCCTCCGCCGTCCCGCGCGGCGCCCcccgcctcctctccctcctccccgccgtcgtcctcctctccctcctccccctccgcctctcctccttCCACCTCGGCGGCCCCACCGCCTTCTTCCTCGTCTGGCTCGCCAACTccaagctcctcctcctctccttccaCCTCGGCCCCCTCGCCGACGCCCCCAACCTCCTCCACTTCCTCTCCCTCGCCTCCCTCCCCGTCAAAGTCAAACCCCCGCGCGAAGACGAGAGAGTCTCCCGAGAGTCCTCGAGATCCGCTCTCGCTTCGGTCCGGCTCGCGATCAAGGTTTTGGTTCTGGTCTCGGTTCTCCACGCCTACGAGTACCGGCCTCGGTTGCACGAGTACGCGATCCTCGCGCTCTACTGCGTCCACATGTACCTCGAACTGGAGCTCGTCCTCGCGATCTGCGCGGTCCCGGCCAGCGCCGCCCTGGGGCTCGACCTCGAGCGGCAGTTCGACGAGCCCTACCTCGCGACCTCGCTGCAGGACTTCTGGGGCCGGCGGTGGAACCTCATGGTCAGCAGCATACTCCGCTCCACCGTGTACGACCCCGTGCGGCGCCGCCTCGCGCCACTCGTCGGGGCGCGGCGGGCCTCCCTCCCGGCTACCGTCGCGGCGTTCGCCGTCTCCGGGGCGATGCACGAGGCGATCTACTACTACCTCACGCGGGCGAGGCCCACGGGGGAGGTGACGTGGTTCTTCGTGCTGCACGGGATCTGCgtggcggcggaggtggcggcgaaGAGGTGGGCGGGCGGGAGGTGGAGGATGCACAGGGCGGCGTCGGGGGTGTTGACATTGGCGTTCCTGGCGGCGACGGGGGTGCGGTGGTTTTTCCCGCAGTTGACCAGGAATGGCGTGGACGAGAAAGTTATAGGAGAATGCTACGCTATTTTTGACTTCGCGAAGGACAAATTAACCCGGGTGGTTTTCCATATGAAAAGCGTGTCGGGCTGA
- the LOC104450276 gene encoding protein ENHANCED DOWNY MILDEW 2 has protein sequence MASSDDEADALPETVSTYFFEDHDDEPVSFSVLPVSWTDGDGGEEDAAAAEETVFLHGKADNGLRKIYREVKSWRFDLGRSRPEVSVLSKDNIWFKLDKPRRSFQDTIRTVLITLHCLHYARNHPDASREALWEHLAKTLGFYEVRPSVKDLQDHVALIKEAIGRDGALAKSKVLSKLMEERTWEKSKSGEHVAKPSFIVDDPEDVGMEDVEDETAEDDDCFDSVCALCDNGGSLLCCDGKCMRSFHATEEDGEDSLCDSLGFSQHEVDALQIFKCGNCRYNLHQCFACGKLGSSDKSSCADVFQCVSATCGHFYHPQCVAKLLHRRDEVAADKLKQRIALGESFTCPVHKCCACNQNENKKEHDLQFAVCRRCPKSYHRKCLPKEIVFEDSDEDATIRAWEGLLPNRILIYCLKHEIDEDIGTPVRNHVKFPTIQANRAAIGVKRKRPVLESLSTGGKGLKKKPVASEDSLKRASEKQSLGKEKSPFTKKEGEKDKKVKVSSGQAIANKVKATYASKKFHKDTAESRSLEASTSFTMREHTSLGGERLHSSMTKASEQIKPGKQVVPDSEERRAVQPASGSSDDSLPALDADTERRLLDLMQEASSTLSMGDVMRKQKVPSTHAQYLKSTVDKAITIGKVEAAVQALRAALQRREEGDSNEDAKTVCDPDVLTQIFKWKDKLRVYLAPFIYGMRYTSFGRHFTKADKLQEIVDKLHWYVQDGDMIVDFCCGANDFSCLMAKKLEETGKKCSYKNYDVFPPKNNFNFELRDWMTVQLKELPPGSKLIMGLNPPFGVKAALANKFIDKALEFKPKLLILIAPSETERLDEKKFHYDLVWEDDRFLSGKSFYLPGSVDVKDKQIEQWNNKPPLLYLWSRRDWSAKHEIIAQEQGHLPTKSERLRSNDDCNKSLDFHHLKDDRSLCVGTSSLTSNTSMPKGRPEETKDRVDMAEGQKGRFSRNDSGRESRESQSTGTSAGRAKGMGTSGRKIYGKSPAKETPHHPSLMLTEGKLSFNDRSTKQKADSSRTCGKGIDEKDLPRCPSPNLTNGESSFNDRSSREKAGGRGTRGREIDKEPPAKVSSHHPSPKSLVNDRSSRSLVVPFENDVSGMNYQNADPSMSMSRAEHFYAGRESTRSDDAGRMYGPSNSEYYSNQRWSSGGGPPTNYGPQNLEYAAYTRDTDNYRPSVSDPEERFLREQQMRSQVRLYGQQDPTVSQRNYMAGNDSVFSRSGPVTSTYGLLGSESSQRANMSTMQRYAPRLDELNPTRLNNARPEAPAIRGNGYLDLNRRPQLGYQGDSFGFATGPRRPYSQNSTQNSNGWIYE, from the exons ATGGCGTCGTCCGACGACGAGGCCGACGCCTTGCCGGAGACGGTGTCGACCTACTTCTTCGAGGATCACGACGACGAGCCGGTCTCGTTCTCCGTCCTGCCGGTGAGTTGGACCGACGGGGACGGCGGCGAGGAggacgcggcggcggcggaggagaccGTCTTCCTGCACGGGAAAGCCGACAACGGCCTCCGAAAGATTTACAGGGAGGTCAAGTCCTGGAGGTTTGATCTCGGCCGCTCGAGGCCCGAGGTGTCGGTCCTCTCCAAGGACAACATCTGGTTCAAGTTGGATAAGCCGAGGAGGAGCTTTCAGGATACGATCAGGACCGTGTTGATCACGCTGCACTGCCTGCACTACGCCAGGAACCACCCGGACGCGTCCCGAGAAGCGCTGTGGGAGCACTTGGCTAAAACCCTTGG GTTCTATGAGGTCCGGCCTTCTGTGAAGGATTTGCAGGACCATGTCGCGTTAATTAAAGAGGCTATAGGGAGGGATGGTGCATTGGCGAAATCCAAG GTTCTGAGCAAATTAATGGAAGAAAGGACCTGGGAGAAGAGCAAATCTGGCGAG CACGTTGCAAAGCCTAGTTTTATTGTGGATGATCCCGAAGATGTCGGGATGGAAGATGTTGAAGATGAGACTGCTGAGGATGATGATTGTTTTGATTCTGTTTGTGCGCTATGTGATAACGGTGGCAGCCTTTTATG CTGTGATGGAAAATGCATGAGGTCATTTCACGCTACTGAAGAAGATGGTGAAGACTCGCTTTGCGATTCTCTTGGATTTTCACAGCATGAAGTTGAT GCATTGCAGATTTTTAAGTGCGGAAATTGTAGATACAACCTGCACCAGTGCTTTGCATGTGGGAAGTTGGGCTCATCTGACAAGTCTTCTTGTGCTGAT GTCTTCCAATGTGTTTCTGCTACTTGCGGCCACTTCTACCATCCCCAATGTGTAGCAAAATTGCTCCATCGCAGAGATGAAGTTGCTGCAGATAAACTTAAGCAGAGGATTGCTTTAGGAGAAAGTTTCACGTGCCCTGTGCATAAATGTTGTGCTTGcaatcaaaatgaaaacaagaagGAACATGATCTACAATTTGCTGTATGCAGACGATGCCCCAAGTCTTACCATAGAAAATGCTTGCCAAA GGAAATTGTTTTTGAAGACTCAGATGAAGATGCAACTATAAGGGCATGGGAGGGATTACTACCTAATCGCATATTAATTTATTGTTT AAAGCATGAGATTGATGAAGATATTGGGACACCAGTGCGAAATCACGTGAAGTTTCCTACTATTCAAGCAAATAGGGCTGCCATTGgagtgaaaaggaaaagaccaGTATTGGAATCACTCTCCACTGGAGGGAAAGGTTTAAAGAAGAAACCTGTTGCTTCGGAGGACTCCTTGAAAAGAGCTTCAGAAAAACAGTCGCTTGGAAAGGAGAAATCCCCTTTCACAAAGAAAGAAggtgaaaaagacaaaaaagtgaAAGTATCATCTGGACAAGCTATAGCCAACAAAGTCAAAGCGACATATGCATCCAAGAAATTTCACAAGGATACTGCCGAGTCCAGGTCTTTGGAGGCCAGCACATCTTTTACCATGAGGGAGCACACTTCTCTGGGCGGTGAAAGGTTGCATTCCTCCATGACAAAGGCATCTGAGCAAATAAAACCAGGAAAACAAGTTGTACCAGATAGTGAAGAGAGAAGAGCAGTGCAGCCTGCTTCTGGGAGTTCAGATGACTCCCTTCCTGCACTAGATGCTGACACAGAGAGGAG GCTTTTGGATCTAATGCAAGAGGCTTCATCTACACTAAGTATGGGAGATGTTATGAGAAAGCAGAAAGTGCCATCTACTCATGCACAATATCTAAAGTCAACTGTTGATAAGGCAATTACTATTGGGAAAGTGGAGGCTGCAGTTCAG GCTCTTCGAGCAGCTTTGCAGAGGCGAGAGGAAGGAGACAGCAATGAAGATGCAAAAACTGTCTGTGACCCAGATGTTCTAACCCAGATATTTAAGTGGAAG GACAAGCTTAGAGTATATCTTGCACCATTCATATATGGTATGCGCTACACTTCCTTTGGTCGACATTTTACAAAAGCCGATAAACTTCAAGAG ATCGTTGACAAACTCCATTGGTATGTTCAGGATGGTGACATG ATTGTTGACTTCTGTTGTGGGGCTAATGATTTTAGCTGCCTAATGGCAAAGAAGCTTGAAGAGACTGGAAAGAAATGCTCTTACAAAAATTATGATGTTTTTCCACCAAAG AATAACTTCAACTTTGAACTAAGGGACTGGATGACTGTCCAACTAAAAGAGCTACCTCCTGGGTCGAAATTG ATCATGGGGCTAAATCCTCCTTTTGGAGTTAAAGCAGCTTTAGCGAACAAGTTTATTGATAAAGCTCTTGAATTCAAACCAAAGCTCCTTATTCTGATTGCTCCATCAGAAACTGAAAG ACTAGATGAGAAAAAGTTCCACTATGATCTGGTGTGGGAAGACGATCGATTCTTGTCTGGAAAG tCATTTTATTTGCCAGGGTCTGTTGATGTGAAGGATAAACAAATTGAACAGTGGAACAATAAGCCACCATTGCTGTATCTGTGGAGCCGTCGAGATTGGTCTGCAAAGCACGAGATCATAGCCCAAGAGCAGGGTCACTTGCCGACGAAGAGTGAGAGGCTGCGGTCAAACGATGACTGCAATAAATCACTGGATTTTCATCATCTGAAAGATGACCGGAGCCTTTGCGTTGGTACTTCGTCACTTACAAGTAATACATCCATGCCAAAGGGTAGGCCTGAAGAAACCAAAGACAGAGTCGATATGGCTGAAGGTCAAAAAGGGCGTTTTTCTCGAAATGACAGCGGGAGAGAAAGCAGGGAGAGCCAGTCTACTGGGACTTCTGCGGGGAGGGCCAAGGGTATGGGCACAAGTGGGAGAAAAATTTATGGGAAGTCACCTGCAAAGGAAACACCTCATCATCCCTCACTTATGTTGACAGAGGGGAAGTTGTCATTCAATGATCGGTCCACTAAGCAAAAGGCCGATAGTAGCAGAACATGTGGAAAAGGAATTGATGAGAAGGATCTACCTCGTTGTCCCTCTCCCAATTTGACGAATGGGGAGTCTTCGTTCAATGATCGGTCCTCTAGGGAAAAGGCAGGTGGTAGAGGAACACGTGGAAGAGAAATTGATAAGGAGCCACCTGCAAAGGTAAGCTCTCATCATCCCTCACCCAAGTCGTTAGTCAATGACCGATCCTCAAGATCACTTGTAGTTCCTTTTGAGAATGATGTTAGCGGCATGAATTATCAAAACGCTGACCCAAGCATGTCTATGTCACGAGCTGAGCACTTTTATGCTGGGCGAGAATCCACTCGCTCTGATGATGCCGGCAGGATGTATGGACCGAGCAACAGTGAATATTATTCAAATCAGAGATGGTCAAGTGGTGGTGGTCCTCCTACCAATTATGGGCCTCAGAACTTGGAGTATGCGGCTTATACGAGGGACACTGATAATTACAGGCCCAGTGTCTCTGATCccgaagagagattcttgaggGAGCAGCAGATGCGTTCGCAGGTCCGTCTTTATGGTCAGCAAGATCCAACTGTATCTCAAAGAAATTACATGGCAGGTAATGATTCTGTGTTCAGCCGGTCGGGGCCCGTGACATCTACCTATGGACTTCTAGGTTCTGAATCATCCCAGCGAGCGAACATGTCTACGATGCAACGATATGCTCCCCGTTTGGATGAACTGAATCCGACGAGATTGAACAATGCGAGGCCTGAAGCACCCGCGATTCGTGGAAATGGGTATCTTGATCTTAATAGGAGACCGCAATTAGGATACCAAGGCGACTCTTTTGGCTTTGCTACTGGTCCTCGTCGGCCGTACTCTCAGAATTCTACTCAGAATTCTAATGGCTGGATTTATGAATAG
- the LOC104450278 gene encoding putative lipid-transfer protein DIR1 — protein sequence MGKSSGKSLILGLALVLLVAMMGGAKATTICKIPTDKLTFCLPAVAGDHPSPPTKQCCKVISKADMPCLCQYRSVLPNYGIKPANAMALPKKCGLKAPPKCSNN from the coding sequence ATGGGGAAATCCAGCGGCAAGAGCTTGATCCTGGGGCTCGCGCTGGTGCTACTCGTGGCCATGATGGGAGGAGCCAAGGCCACGACCATATGCAAGATCCCGACGGACAAACTGACCTTCTGCCTCCCGGCCGTTGCGGGCGACCACCCCTCCCCGCCAACCAAGCAATGTTGTAAGGTGATCTCCAAAGCGGACATGCCATGCCTGTGCCAGTACAGGTCTGTGCTCCCGAACTATGGGATAAAACCTGCCAATGCCATGGCGTTGCCCAAGAAATGCGGCCTCAAGGCGCCTCCGAAGTGCTCCAACAACTAA